The Macaca thibetana thibetana isolate TM-01 chromosome 19, ASM2454274v1, whole genome shotgun sequence genome has a segment encoding these proteins:
- the SLC25A42 gene encoding mitochondrial coenzyme A transporter SLC25A42, giving the protein MDNGVKEGPVRLREDAEAVLSSSVSSKRDHRQVLSSLLSGALAGALAKTAVAPLDRTKIIFQVSSKRFSAKEAFRVLYYTYLNEGFLSLWRGNSATMVRVVPYAAIQFSAHEEYKRILGSYYGFRGEALPPWPRLFAGALAGTTAASLTYPLDLVRARMAVTPKEMYSNIFHVFIRISREEGLKTLYHGFMPTVLGVIPYAGLSFFTYETLKSLHREYSGRRQPYPFERMIFGACAGLIGQSASYPLDVVRRRMQTAGVTGYPRASIACTLRTIVREEGAVRGLYKGLSMNWVKGPIAVGISFTTFDLMQILLRHLQS; this is encoded by the exons CGTGACCACAGGCAAGTGCTCAGCTCCCTGCTGTCTGGGGCCCTGGCTGGCGCCCTTGCCAAAACAGCAGTAGCCCCCCTGGACCGAACCAAAATCATCTTCCAAG TGTCTTCAAAAAGATTTTCTGCCAAG GAGGCCTTCCGGGTCCTCTACTACACCTACCTCAACGAGGGCTTTCTCAGCTTGTGGCGCGGGAACTCGGCCACCATGGTGCGCGTGGTGCCCTACGCCGCCATCCAGTTCAGCGCCCACGAAGAGTACAAGCGCATCCTGGGCAGCTACTATGGCTTCCGCGGAGA AGCCCTGCCCCCTTGGCCTCGCCTCTTCGCCGGCGCACTGGCTGGAACGACAGCCGCTTCACTGACCTACCCCCTGGACCTGGTCAGAGCGCGGATGGCCGTAACCCCGAAGGAAAT GTACAGCAACATCTTTCATGTCTTCATCCGCATCTCGAGAGAAGAGGGGCTGAAGACCCTCTACCACGGATTTATGCCCACTGTGCTGGGGGTCATTCCCTACGCCGGCCTGAGCTTCTTCACCTATGAGACGCTCAAGAGCCTGCACAGAG AGTACAGTGGCCGCCGACAGCCCTACCCCTTCGAGCGCATGATCTTCGGCGCCTGCGCTGGCCTCATCGGGCAATCGGCCTCGTACCCGCTGGATGTGGTGCGGCGGCGTATGCAGACGGCCGGCGTCACCGGCTACCCGCGTGCCTCGATCGCCTGCACGCTGCGCACCATCGTGCGGGAGGAGGGCGCCGTGCGCGGCCTCTACAAAGGCTTGAGCATGAACTGGGTCAAGGGTCCTATCGCCGTGGGCATCAGCTTCACCACCTTTGACCTCATGCAGATCCTGCTGCGGCACCTGCAGAGCTAG